The region ctcctaCTTTTTGTCTTCACGCTATTCGTATCTTTTCGATCTGTCCGCCGACTATTTGATTTTGTTTCCATACCTTTTCTCCGCTCTTTGtcattgtatatatatatagtatgtttgcagattattattattataataatacatctGTATACCCCTTGACGTCAgactgtaataataattgcatAGATAAACGGCGTTTCACACAAAATATGTAGGAAAATTACCTATtacgttattatattatgtttattgtgtaattttttatttattttttttttttttttacctttcttCTAATTTTCTTCCTTATTATCATGTTTGTTCTCGTTTTGTTTCCCTTTTGCACAattctaatatatatatatatatatatatatatatatatatatatatatatattatatggtCGCATGAAGACATCGCATTTGATATATTATTGAGTTAAAGCAATAAATtcaacaagaaaaataaaaaattttctattgcaggtagtatattatatatattattacaaagggtgaaatcacccgttttgtccccttttaaatgatctagtagtcatcatagataaaagacggtgatttcaccctttgtaacaatatatatatatatatatatatagtatgtttgtatatatatatatatatatattagggtgtttcaaaaaaagacgattttttttttgtggtgTCTAAAAATTGATAGTTTACCTAAAAACACAAATTTTGGCAccaatatgagctcttaatatcaaTAGTAAGGTTTGACTctatccatttctttattttccatttaaataagacgggaaaatttattttttattttttaatttttattactttggaaCGGTTCATCGTAACAACAATGTGAAAAAAGagatttgtaggaaatttcacgctctacaaaaaacgtCTGAAGATCAAAGTTCCTCAGATCAACcaaatcaacaaatttttgatagCTGATATCTTCGAAACGGTTGATCTGAGGAACTTTGATCTTCAGacgttttttgtagagcgtgaaatttcctacaaatctCCTTTTTCAGATTGTTGTTACGATGAACCGTTCCAAAGTAATAAGAAttccaaaataaaaattaaattttcccgtgttatttaaatggaaaataaagaaatggatagAGTCAAACCTTACTAttgatattaagagctcatattggtgccaaaatttttgtttttaggtatactatcaatttttggacaccataagaaaaaaaaaaaaaattcttttttttttgaaacaccctcatgtatatatatatacatttgtaaTCGCAATTCGAAACGcggtttcttttcaatttatcatcAGATTCATTTATTGTTTTATATTCTGCGTTGCGGGTTCTATCAGCATCCTATCGTGCGGAAATGGACCCTCGTTAATTCACACGGATAAATTATTAACGCATACATTATACACTTCATTACATATgtcaataatatttaatatatctTATTTACAGAGGGTAGTTCGCCTAGTTTTCAAATGGGCGGGACGGGAGTGAAGAAATAGGGAATGAAAggaattgaaatgaaactaATTCAATGGAACGATAAGGAAAGTTCCAAAAATATAGACAATGGAATAACATTACGGACATTATACCGCATACATatctataatatacatatacaatgtatatgCGAATACTGTAGCGCTGATTACGTGAGCTATATATAACATACCTCTAtcacgtatgtataaatttatatactaTTATACTAACATATTCAAAGAGAACGGTACGAATTGAGTTTAACAAGGTGACAAAAATTACAGACTTCATTTAACGCGGTTACAATTTTTGCGAGAAATACAATTCTTCCAGCGTGTCTGTAACCCGCATTGTGAAAGATCGGGGatacgaatgaatttttcgacTTGGAAAATATCTTGTTTGCagattattttatacacatagTTAATCGTTGTACAGGAATTATAATCtttaattttaacaaaaagGGTTAAAATTTCGTAAGACGTCAAACTGATCGTCAAGAGATTGTTATGACGAATATTACATACTTCAAAGACATTTTAATTTGAGTCGACAAAATTggtgggtttttttttttttttttttttttttttctcgatgaCTTTGTCAAGAATCATTTCATCGAAATATTTGCCTTTTATCTGTATTGCATATTTCGagaagaattaaaattttccagGATACAAATCATAGCAGCGATTAATTCGATAGCTTGTAAAAATCGAGTatcggttgaaaatttgatatcgttgtttttttttttttttttttttttcaaagcctAGACTTTGATTCGTGACACCGATTTTACTTCATCGGAATGGATCACCGATCTGTACTTCGCCAAATTGCCAAATTTCGTTTCCACACCGAATCCCCTGACTAAACGTGTTTGATTTCTGTCTGTTACAAAAGGCCTATGATTCAGTTTCTATACATAATGACAACTCGTGTATACAATGACGAAAATTATCGTGGTCGTCGTAGCAGGCAATTGAAATTCACTTTAATTGACACGTCATAGAATAAGTTAATAATATagattatacaatatatagcTGATGTATCTAAATATACATCACACACTCATTTTCAATCGGTTGTaatgtgtacatgtatatgtatatacaaagaTTCTTCTAATAATTGAGACTCTAATTGATAAATTCACAATTCGCTGATTTCAGCTGTACACCGCGCaatattacattacattagTGATATATCGTATATTATAGGATGCTGGTGCAACAGGATTGTGTTTATACTTTGGTTCCTTCGCTCGTGTAATTTTTCCTCTCATAACAGTTGTCATCTGTGTTAGCCACCGTACTGCTATTCCAgttgataataatattcatgtTTAATGATGAGAGAGACCATAAACTGGCTTTCGTAAAATGgtgttcaaattttcgaaacatttttaaacaagTTTCCCATTAATTGCCCGTCTCTTCGTGACGAATTTCATCCTAAAATCAGTAGATTAACTCTTACGTtatgtgaaatgaaaaacactCGGGTTTAATGAGGCTAAAATTAACGTTTAACTTTGACCAAAAGGTGAACTTAAATCtaagattattttttactcggttgataatttttcaaacgatccagaattgatatttcaaaatccGACGAgatttgacgataaaaattcatttactcAAATCTGCtgcatgaaattttcaaattgtataatatttctgCGAATCCTAAACGAGTAAATCTACATGGCGGGAAATTTGAACACCAGAATAAGAACGGTGAGAATGTAAAGAGAGTATTGTCTAACCGAGTATCGCTAACCGTAAAAACAAAGGCTTGGACTGAATGGAAATTGAAGTACAGGGGCGGaatgcgagagagagagagagagagagagagagggtgaaATTAAGAGGGAGAGGAAGAAGAGACAAACAAGGAACGACGAAATTATGGACTAGCCAACTAGCGTCGGCACTCAAAGGGATTTTCCATGAGGCGCAATTATGACGCCTTAGCAGTTGCAGTTTGCATTAGCGGTGTTACTCGGCTGATCCGTAAGTCGCTGGCCCTTCGCCCCGGTTCCTGCACCTCCACTTCCCATCAGGGTTGGATCACTGTCAAGCGATTCGCTCATCTTGTCGCATATTATGTCCACCAGCCGCTCGAACACAgcctaaaaattttgaacacaTCTGTTATTAGTTACGAAAATataattgacaaaatttatacaactgGTTAAATCGCAGGATCTTTTTTGATGGGCTTTACTTATTTCTCGTCGTTTCTTCGTTCTgattaaaagtgaattgattAACTCGATTCGTCTCTACGGTActgctaattttttcaatcttgtaACTAATCATTCTTTTCGTTTCGTATTTTGTTTAATTGAGGAAATTCGTTCagttggagaaaattttttccgtaaaatttatttgttcctAATCCGTTTTTCATTCTAATCAGCAGTAAATCAATTAGCTTCGTTCACTTCTGCAATATTGCTCACTTCAGATTTCTAACtagtcaattttttgtttcgcgCTTTGCTTACTTGCAGAAATTGACTTGATTGAAGAATCTTTTGCGCTTTcattaacattttttcaccgGCTAATTCATTTTAGGTTATCGAAAAGGACTCGactcaatcgatttctgcaGGGTGTTGTTTCAAACCTGTAACTcattttatgatttcgcacTTCAAGTGGTTGACAAATTGATTCACAATCAATTGTAGGATCTGTTTGGCTTGAATTTAGTTTTTCTGATCGCTTTTTCATCCCAATTAGTGAAAATCAGTCGATTAACTCGACTCATGACTGCAGATATTTACTTTCCCAACCTTCCGTCACATCATTTTATGACTTTGTAATTAGTGTCAACTTTTTTTAGCTTTGTCTGATTGCAGGATAACGCAAAGGTTGACCATATCTATTTCGAATGACCTTACCTTGACGTTGACATTCTCCTTGGccgatgtttcgaaaaattgtacgcCTAATTGGTCGGCCAATTGTTTGCCCCTTTCGAAACTGATGACTCTCTCGTCTTCCATGTCGCACTTGTTCCCGACCAAAATAACCTGGGCATTGTCCCACGAATATGTCTTTATTTGCGTAACCCAGTCTTGGACGGAATTGAATGACTCCGCGTTTGTTATGTCGTACATCAGTATGAAACCCATCGCACCTCTGTAGTAGGCCGTCGTAATCGTTCTGTATCTCTCCTGACCCGCCGTGTCCTGcaggaataaaaaacaattctcattTCCACTAGGATCACGACTTTATTATTGCCATTTTTATACGTTAAGAGGATACGCTATAGTCCATCCTTACCGACGAGTCAAAATGTCACTATTTTTTATCGTTCTAGGGGAATTTTTGTTACGCTGACTGCAGCATTTTATCGAGACTTTTTAATTGCCATTTTTATCCGTTGAAAAGATATGCTATAGTCCATCTTTACCGACAGATCAAAATGTCACTGTTTTTGACTGTTCTAGGGGTATTTTTATTAAGCTGACTGCAGCATTTCATCAAGACATTCTAATTGCCACTTTTATCCGTTAAGAGGATACGCTACAGTCCATCTTTACCGACGGATCAAAATGTCACTGTTTTTGACTGTTCTATGGGTATTTTAATTACGCTTACTGCGGTATTTTCATATCGGACGTGCGTAGGCTTTCATAGTACAGTAAAAATGAATGACATTTAACGCGATCGGTATAAACTAACTACAGCATAATATATTCCACTCAACTATAAATACGCgttgaaaaatagaatttctcaCTTTGGTAAGTAGAGATAAATCGTTTACAGTAACAAAGAACGAACCCATATCTGCAGTTTAACCCGCTTGTCGTGCCTGAAGACGGTTTTCACTTTGAAATCGATCCCCACCGTCGATACGAAGGCCGAGGTGAACGAGTCGTCGGCGTATCGGAAGAGGAACGATGTTTTACCGACGGATGAGTTGCCGATTATTAACAGCTTGAACATGTAGTCGAAATTTTGATCCGCCGCATCCTTCTGCCACTTAGGGTCTTGGCCCGCCATCTGAAAACAATCCAAACGGTATTAACAACTGCCTCTTTTACGGTCCAACCTTACTTTTCAAACCAATTCGAAAATTGATACTTAAATATAATGCGTTGACCGATCGCATCGAAaagtataaacaaaaaaagacgaaaatcGGGTAAAACAGATGCTGAGAATACCGTCAATCGACGTTTCGCGAAGTGGGAATGAAAAGATATAATCCATGTACCGCGTAATCCGGGGAAGTGATTTCGACGATTGATATCATCCGTTGCATTCGCGTACGAAGTTCCAGCACTGAATCCTTGACAGGAACTCTAGCGGCGCTATCTTTGTCCTTATTCTCGGACATTGTCGCGATGTAATAGCGAAAATACGGTTACGGAATGCGAATTATAGAACGCGTCGCGAGATGAATGAATGATGCGAGTCAGTCAATGAGTGACAGAATCGTCGGTTTAAACGTCgggatcaaatttttctccccGTCTGTTGATCTCCTTCCTGTCGATGTATAATTACTATCCTCGGTATTTACGATATCGCCTTACTGGGTTTCCGCTGCTGATAGAGAAAACGCAAAACCACACCGCGAACCTCACTTCGGTCTACGTGGCTTCAAGTCGAAGAACGACTCGGTTCGCAGTTTTAAGTAACGCTGATAACGTCGCCTTTCGAGTGATCGG is a window of Neodiprion pinetum isolate iyNeoPine1 chromosome 4, iyNeoPine1.2, whole genome shotgun sequence DNA encoding:
- the Rab3 gene encoding ras-related protein Rab-3 isoform X1, which gives rise to MSENKDKDSAARVPVKDSVLELRTRMQRMISIVEITSPDYAMAGQDPKWQKDAADQNFDYMFKLLIIGNSSVGKTSFLFRYADDSFTSAFVSTVGIDFKVKTVFRHDKRVKLQIWDTAGQERYRTITTAYYRGAMGFILMYDITNAESFNSVQDWVTQIKTYSWDNAQVILVGNKCDMEDERVISFERGKQLADQLGVQFFETSAKENVNVKAVFERLVDIICDKMSESLDSDPTLMGSGGAGTGAKGQRLTDQPSNTANANCNC
- the Rab3 gene encoding ras-related protein Rab-3 isoform X2, producing the protein MAGQDPKWQKDAADQNFDYMFKLLIIGNSSVGKTSFLFRYADDSFTSAFVSTVGIDFKVKTVFRHDKRVKLQIWDTAGQERYRTITTAYYRGAMGFILMYDITNAESFNSVQDWVTQIKTYSWDNAQVILVGNKCDMEDERVISFERGKQLADQLGVQFFETSAKENVNVKAVFERLVDIICDKMSESLDSDPTLMGSGGAGTGAKGQRLTDQPSNTANANCNC